The DNA region ACCACCGTTGTATACTTGAAACGGTATTTCTATTTCGTTTATAAGCTCGCCAATAGTATATTCCAGCGGTTTGTTTAAAATAAAACCTACAGAGCCTTCTTTATTATGTTCCGCTAAAAGAACGACCGAACGATTGAAAGATACGTCTCCGGTCAAAGTTGGTTCGGCAATAAGGAGTTTGCCTTTCTCTGGTTTTAAGTCTACCATAATTACATAGCTAGTTATAACTAAAAATAAGACATTTCTTATAAAAAAAGCAAATACGAATAAAAAAAAAGCGTCTGCATTGCAGACGCTTCTCTATATTATGGCTCGTAAGACTTAGTTTACTGAACTGGCCAAGTCAGATCCTGCTTTGAACTTAACAACGTTCTTAGCTGCAATTTTGATAGTTTTACCTGTAGAAGGGTTTCTTCCTTCTCTAGCATTTCTTTTAGATACTGACCAAGATCCAAAACCAACCAAAGAAACTCTGTTACCTCCTTTAAGAGATCCTTCAACATTTCCTAAGAAAGATTCCAATGCTTTTTTTGCTGCGGCTTTTGTGATGCCGGCATCTGCTGCCATTGCATCGATCAATTCTGTTTTGTTCATAATTTAATTAATTAATTGTTGTTAAACGTATTTTACTGTTAAACAAATTTATACGGATTTGCGCCCAACGCAAGTAAAATGGGGGGAAATCACTGTTTTTGTTAATAACTATAGGTCTTTGTTGATAAAGTAGGGGTTTTTTTACGCTTCTCGCAGCCCAATGATACTAGGCGTTTACACCATTTGGGCATTTTTTTGCAAGTTTAGGCCATTTAGAACATCTTGTATCTTCATTCTTCTCTTACCCGGCAATTGTATTTCCAGTAGGTGTATATAGCCGCCATTAACCGCAACTTTCAGTTCCTTTTTACTTACTTCTATATCTCCCACTTGTAATTCATGGTCAGTATTTTCTTTCGAGGTTTCAAAAATCTTTATGAAGAGTTTTTCATCTCCATTTACCAAAGTTGTCCAAGCGCCAGGATAGGGGCTTAATCCTCTTATGTGATTGTAAATGTCATTTATTGACGCGTTCCAATTAATTTTACAAGTATCCTTATGTATTTTAAAGGCTTCTTTTAATTCTTTTGAAGTGGGTTGCGCTACTGTGGTCACTGGTCCTTTGCCAATGGCTTCAGCAGTTTTAAGCACAAGATCAGCGCCCATAACCATTAAATTATCATGTAATTCTCCAGCGGACATATCTTCATTGATACTCGTACGATCCTGCAGGATGATTTCTCCGGTATCTATTTTATCATCTATAAAGAAAGTGGTAACCCCGGTTTCTTTTTCTCCGTTGATGATGGCCCAGTTTATTGGCGCGGCCCCCCTGTAATCTGGTAGTAGTGAAGCATGAAGGTTGAATGTACCATATTCTGGCATGGCCCACACCGCTTTTGGTAACATGCGAAAAGCTACGACAACCTGAAGGTTTGCGTTTAAAGACTTTAGTTTGGCTAAAAAATCTTCATTTTTAAGATTGGTAGGTTGTAGGATTTTTAATCCCTTTTCAAGCGCGTATTTCTTTACATGAGATTGTTGTAGGCTTCTGCCTCTTCCGGCCGGTCTGTCCGGAGCGGTAATTACACCAACTACATTATAATTATTTTCAACAAGCTTTGCTAGTATGGTAGTGGCAAACTCTGGCGTTCCCATAAAAACGATGCGTAAATCTTTCATTGTATTCCTTTAGTTTACACCTATATAAGGTTTATTTTATTCTGTATTGATTTCTTGTGTTTATCTCAATATCACCGTCCTCCAGCATCAATTGTAAAGCTCTTAAAATTATTTTTTCTTTATAGTCCATGACCGCTGCAAGTGCACGTGATGTTTGTGGGGATACTGCTAATAAGGTTTTGATTTCCTCTGAAACCTGATTGTAAGTTGGTTCCGCTACATTTCTTTTCCTTAGGCAAACATCACAGATGCCACAGTCTTCCGTATCGTTTTCTCCAAAATATTCTAAAATCTGCCTACTTCTACATTTTTTATCATTCTTAATGTAACCTATCATTTGGAAAATCTTATCCGTTTTTACTCGGTTTTGTTCTTGTACTTCTTTTGCAAATACATTTATGGTAAGGTCGTCTTCGCGAGGAACAAGAAAGATAATCTCTAAATCACTCTGTTGTGCTTCATAGGTAATGATTCCGTCTTTTTTTAGTTGGTCCAAAACTTTAAGGACATGTTGTTCTGAACTATTCGTTTTTTTCGCAATGAGTCCAGGGTTTATTTTGGTTTCAAAGTCGAAAATACCTCCGTAGGTTCTTAAAATGGTCTGGATGATGTTTGCAGCAGTTTTATGTAAATCCAGATAATCGAAAATGGCATCTTTTTCTGAAATAAACTGTACTATCGTCCTTTTTGAAAATGATTCCGATAATGAAATTACAGAGTTACGGTCTAAAACTTTTAATCCGTTATAAGCTAAAAACGAATTGAGCCCATAGGTTCCTACAAACTCGTTAAAGTTGAATTGCAGTATTTCATTGCTGCCTTCGCCATACCCTATTTGGAAGTAGTTATTAAGTTTATTGTATATTTTTTTTAAAAATGCCGTATCTGGTAAAACGCTTAAAAACTGATTCTTGAGTTGCTCTTCGTCATTTGAATTCGTAATTAGAACAGCTTCTGCAGGAGAACCATCGCGACCTGCTCTTCCCGCTTCTTGATAATAATTCTCTAAACAGTCCGGTATTTGGTAATGTACAACTAATGAAACATCTGGTTTGTCCACTCCCATGCCAAAAGCATTTGTAGCCACCATAATCTGAACTTTGTTCGTCAGCCATTGATCCAGTTTTTTCTCCTTCTCCTTTTTGGTAATTCCACCATGAAAAAAAGTAGCGCTACATCCTTTGGAATTTAAAAATTGAGAGAGTTCTACCGTACTTCTTCGTGTACCTACGTAAACAATTCCACTTTTCTGTATTTGCGAACATAACTGCCCTAGACGATACAACTTATCTTGTTCCCATAGAATTTTAAAGGAAATGTTCTTTCTCGCAAAAGAGTCTTTTACAATTGTAGGAGCTGTTAAATGTAACGTTTCCACAATGTCATTGGCAACTTTGTCCGTAGCCGTGGCGGTAAGTGCCACCACGGGTGTTTGGGGCAGCAATTTGCGTAGTTGGGCACATTCTAGATAGGCCGGTCTAAAATCATGGCCCCATTGAGAAATACAATGCGCTTCATCTATAGCCACAAGATTCACGTTCATTTGTTGAATCTTTTCCTGTACCAAATCTTGTTGTAGACGTTCTGGAGATAGGTATACAAATTTATATCCTCCGTATAAACAATTATCCAGTAAGTCCAAAAGCTCGGTAAAGGGGATACCTCCGGTAAGGGCAATAGCCTTAATTCCTTTTCTTTTAAGACTTTCTACCTGATCTTGTATAAGGGCGATGAGAGGAGAAACTACTATACAGAGCCCTTCTTGCGCCATGGCGGGAACTTGAAAACAAACGGATTTGCCCCCACCGGTGGGTAACAAGGCTAGCACATCTTGTTTGTTTAAAACAGCATCTATAATCTTTTTTTGGGAGCCTTTAAAACTCGTAAAGCCCCAATATTGCCGTAAAATGGATATCGGGTCTTTATGCATTATTTTAGGTTTAACTGTTTTAGAATAAAATCGGTACGTTCTTCAATTGTTCCCGTAGGTACTATTGTAATTGTATAACCTACTTGCTCATAGGTGGTTTTAAGGTGTTGGTAAATCCGTTCTGCTTCCTCAAAAGATTCAAAACGTTCATTATCTACTACATGGATTTCTTTCCATGGCGGCATCAATAGAATTTGCTCGTATCTATAAGTGTAACATGGCTTTTCAAACGCCTCGGAGTAGGTTTGCCCAAAACAGTTCATATACGCATGTACATCTGGAATTCCCCGGTCAAAAAACACAATTTCTTCAGTAGTGCTGTCCGCGTCCGTATATTGTTTAATTCTGCCGTCTAAAAGGTTTTGATTGAACTTTTTAGGGTCTTTTACGGAAACTATAGGGTTAACTGCAAAATCTGGAGCGTCATTCTCATTCTTTTCGGACGAAGTCATACTTCGGATGAGCTCGTGTACGCAGTGATACCCTTTTCTCTCAAGATTTTCAATAACCGATGTTTTGCCCGTACTAGGGCCACCTGTAATAACTACTTTTTTAAGATCCAATACATAATTGTTAGTCTAGCAAAAGTAATCAATCCCTAATGATTTTAAAATTGACGGTTAACCGTTATCTTTGTGGAAAATGAATATTATGGACAAAGAGAATCCTGAAGCGTTTTATAAGCGTCTACATGAGCAATTGGAAGAGAGCGCCAAATGGCCTTCTAATTACCTATATAAATTTATAGTAGAAAGTAAACCTGAAAAAGTAAGTCAAATTCATAAAATATTTGATAACACGGGTGCCGTAATAGATTTGAAGGAGTCTAAAAACGGAAAATATACGAGCGTTTCCATTACGGTGAACATGAAAAATCCCGATGCTGTAATAGAGAAATATAAAGAAGTTGGCCAAGTTGAAGGGGTAATCTCCCTTTAAATAGCATTTAAGCCATAATTTTCTTAATTTGCAGACGTTATAAGAACACTTCCTTATTTTTTTTAAGCAAAATTTTTCAATTTGAATTTAGTAGAAAACCTAGAATATAACACGGAAAGGTCAAAATTGATCATTCCCGAGTATGGGCGTCATTTTCAGAAAATGGTAGATCATGCCATTTCCATAGAGGACGATGAAGAGCGAAACAAAGTAGCCCAAGCTATTATTAGTGTTATGGGTAATATTCAGCCGCATTTAAGAGATGTGCCCGATTTTCAACATAAACTTTGGGATCAGTTATTTATCATGTCCGATTTTAAATTAGATGTGAAATCACCTTTTCCTATCACTAGTAAAGAGGTTTTGAGACAGCGTCCAGAGCCGTTAGAATACCCTCAGAATTTTCCAAAATACCGTTTTTATGGAAATAACATCAAACGAATGATAGATGTTGCCGTTAAATGGGAAAAGGGAGATATGCGTGATGGCCTGGAATATGCCATTGCCAACCACATGAAAAAATGTTACCTGAATTGGAACAAAGATACTGTGGATGACTCAGCTATTTTCAAACACCTACTTGAACTTAGTGACGGTCAAATAGATTTAAAAGGAGAAAGCCTTACCGATAGCGGTCAATTTTTGAAAAACCGGGTGGCAAAAACTCCAAGAAATAATAATTCAGGAAAGAAAAATAACCAACGTAACAATAACAATCGCGGTAAAAAGCGATACTAATACTCCTCAATCTTACATGGGTACCTTTAAAATTGAAGGCGGTCACCAACTTACTGGTGAAATAACGCCACAAGGGGCAAAAAACGAAGCCCTACAAATTCTTTGTGCCGTATTACTTACGAATGAAACGGTTACCATTAAAAACATTCCTAACATCGTAGATGTCAATAAGCTTATTGCTCTGCTTGAAGATTTGGGCGTAAAGATCCAAAAGAAAGCAAAAGGATCGTACAGCTTTAAGGCAGATGATATTAATTTAGATTATCTACAGTCGGACCAATTTAAAGAAGATGGCCGTGGTCTTAGAGGGTCTATTATGCTGGTAGGTCCGCTTTTGGCGCGTTTTGGAAAAGGATATATTCCTAAACCGGGCGGTGATAAAATAGGACGTAGACGTTTGGATACCCACTTTGAAGGGTTTATAAAGTTAGGGGCCAAGTTCAGGTACAACAAAGAAGAATACTTCTATGGTGTTGAGGCTAAAAAATTAAAGGGTACCTACATGTTACTGGATGAAGCTTCCGTAACGGGTACAGCTAATATTCTTATGGCAGCTGTTCTGGCAGAAGGTAAAACAACGATTTACAATGCTGCTTGCGAGCCCTATTTGCAACAGCTGTGTAAAATGTTGAACCGTATGGGTGCTAAGATTTCCGGAGTTGGTTCTAATTTATTGGAAATTGAAGGTGTTGAGTCCTTAGGGGGAACAGAACACACCATGCTTCCGGATATGATTGAAATTGGTAGTTGGATCGGTCTGGCCGCTATGACCAAAAGTGAACTTACCATTAAAAATGTAAGTTGGGACGATTTGGGTCAGATACCAACGGTATTTAGAAAGTTGGGAATTACGGTAGAAAGAAAAGGCGATGATATTTTCATTCCCAAGCATACAAATGGATATGAGATACAGAACTTTATAGATGGTTCTATTCTTACTATTGCAGATGCACCATGGCCCGGACTTACGCCAGATTTATTAAGTATAATTCTTGTTGTAGCAACACAGGCAAAAGGAGAGGTGCTTATTCATCAAAAGATGTTTGAGAGCCGTTTGTTCTTTGTAGATAAACTTATTGATATGGGTGCAAAGATTATTCTATGTGATCCGCACCGCGCTACCGTAATCGGTCATGATTTTAAATCTACTTTAAAAGCTACTACTATGGTGTCTCCGGATATTAGAGCGGGAGTTTCTTTGTTAATAGCGGCATTATCTGCAAAAGGTACTTCTACTATTCACAATATTGAGCAGATAGATCGTGGGTATGAAGATATTGATACCCGTTTGCGTGCTATTGGTGCTAAAATCACTAGAGTATAAGTTTTATAAACACTAGCTTGTTAACTCCATGTCAAAAAGAGATTTTACCCAGATACCACTTGTAAACAAGAAAGGTGAAAAAGGTAGGTTTGAGATTGATGTTGACGGACAAATAGCGTTTATGGAATATATGATTTCTAAGCAGAATATCATCTATTTGACCCATACGGAAGTTCCTAAGTCATTAGGAGGCCAAGGAGTGGGAAGTGCTTTGGTTTCCAAAGTGTTTGAGTTTATTAAGCAAGCTGATATGAAAATGGCGCCTTTGTGCCCGTTCGTGGCAGCTTATATTAAACGCCATCCAGAAGAAGGAAAAGCTATATTGGCTCCTGGGTATTCCATAAAGTAGATTGAATATAATATAATAAAAAAGAGGCCTCATCGGCCTCTTTTTATGTTTTAATGTTCTGCAGTATTGATTTCTATCCAGTACTTATCAGGGTCTTGAAAGTAAATTTGTCGTACGCCGTCAGTACGTAGGGTAACGGCTCCTTCTTTGCCAGGCCAATCCCAATACTTAATGTTGTTTTTTTTAAGATGCGCAATCATTCCGTCTAAATCTTGCGTAGATAGGCATAAGTGCATGGATTTATTTTTTTCAAATGGGGCGAATTCTTTTTCAATTAGATGTATTTGAGAGTTGCCACTTACAATGAACCACCTAAAACCGGGTTTTTTATCCGGGTGTGGGGTTTCTTCTAATTTTAGAATGTTGGCATAAAAATCGGCGCTAACATCTGAGTCTTCTACGACCAATGCAAAGTGGTCGATTTTAAAATCAAACTGTTGTGCTTGTACATATAAAGTTGAGCTGGTTGCGAATAGGAAAGCGAGAAATATTCTTTTCATTTGGTCTATACTAATAAAATTAATTTTTTAAATCGATGTTCAACAAACTGCACGTTGATTTTTCGACTGGTAAGATACAAAAGCATTTTAAAGGACTAGTGTACTATTTGTACTCTTCTATTTTTCGCATCAGTATAAAATAACAGGGACGCGGTACAATTAGAGTCTTTTTTATACTACAACTTGAGAAATTAGGTAATTGGTCGATATTATTGACTATAGCGGGGCAAAACGCAATAATACGGGGCGCTTTCAGTTTATAACGAACCTACTTGGCTTTTTGAAAAAATCAAAAAGTATAATGATTTTAATTTTTGTCCCATGAAAAATCTTAACCAATTACTATCTGCGGGTATTGTTTTACTTCTTTTATCCGGTTGTGTTTCCACTAATAAATTAACAATGGGTGCAACGGAGCCTGCCCGAATAAGTTTACCGTCAAATGCGGTACGAGTTGGTCTGATTAACAGAAGCATTCCATCGGAAGAAAATAAGGTGGTAGATAAAATAGATAAGATTCTGTCTTTGGAAGGGCTAAATCTTGATAGGGAAGGAGCGGAGTCTGCCGTAACGGGACTTTTTGATGAACTTACACGAAACGAACGTTTTGAAGAGATTGTAATAATAAACGACACCGATATTCAAAGAAAAGGACTTGGTATTTTCCCAGCAGCCTTGAACTGGCAAGCTGTTCAGGAAATCTGTGAAGCTAATGGTGTAGATGTACTTTTCTCTTTGGAATATTATGATACGGATACAAAAGTAGATTATGAAGCTACCATGGTAAGTGTACCAAACGACTTTGGAATAAAAGCAAATTTACCCGGACATAAGGTAACGCTTAATACGGCTATTAAAAACGGATGGAGAGTTTATGATCCACAAAGTAAGCTGATTTTAGATGAGTACACGAATAATAATTACGTAACGTCTATGGGTTCTGGAATTAATCCTATGAAAGCCGTTGAGGCTGTAATAGGAAGAAAAGAAGCGGTATTGCAACGAAGTAGTGATATCGGCAACTCATATGGTTATGATGTTCGTCCGTTGAGAAAAAGAATTTCTAGAGATTACTTTGTTAAAGGCACGGATAATTTTGTAATTGCAAAAAGAAGAGCGCAAACCGGTGATTGGGACGGAGCTGCTGAACTATGGGAAAAAGAGGTGAACAATCCAGATATGAAAGTTGCCGGTAGAGCATGCTATAACATGGCTATAATTAACGAAATTAATGGTAATCTTGAAAAAGCCATGGAATGGGCTTCAAAATCATATACCGATTATAATAATGGCGATGCATTACGATATGTAAACATATTAAAGTACCGCATGGCAGAAAAGCGTCAATTAGAGAGACAGCTTTCTCGTTAATAATTGTTATCGGTATTTAGTTGAGTGCTTCCTTGTATGTACTTAAACAACGTTCCCGGGCTTCCTTGTGATCCACCATTTTTTGAGCATAGGAATCTGTTTCGTGCTCGGGAACCCATTTAGAAATATATTTTCTGTCCTTATCAAATTTATCTACCTGCGTCATTGGGTTAAAAATGCGGAAATACGGAGCTGCATCAACACCACTTCCAGCAGCCCATTGCCAATTACCCACATTACTGCTCATTTCATAATCCAGTAGTTTTTCTGCAAAATAGGCTTCGCCCCAACGCCAATCTATAAGTAAATGTTTGCAAAGAAAGCTTGCGACCAGCATACGCACCCGGTTGTGCATATATCCTGTTTCATTAAGTTCCCGCATTCCGGCATCCACCAGCATAAAACCGGTTTCGCCATTTTTCCATTTGTTAAACTCCTCTTCATTGTTCCGCCAGTTGATACGGTCATACTTTTTCTTGAAAGCTTCACTTACGGTTCTTGGAAAATGCCATAGAATTTGCATGAAAAACTCTCGCCAAATAAGCTCGCTCCAGAACACTTCATTTTTTTCGGCAATTACCTTTTTCATCATTTTGCGAACGGAAACTGTTCCAAATCGCAAATGAGGGCCCAATCTAGAAGTTCCGTTTTCAATGGCAGGGTAATTTCGGGTATCTTCATAATTGTCAATTAAGGAGGGAGTGACAATAGGGTCAGGGACTTTTAAAGAGGAAGCTTTGAAACCTATATCCGCTAATGATAGATTTGGTAATCTGGAATTTTGAATCAGGTTATCCCTGTACTGACTAGTGTAATGAATGGTTAAATGTTTCTCAGGATTAAAATGTTCTTTCCATTTGTTCTTATAGGGCGTATAAACAATGTATGGATCTCCGTCCCCTTTTAGAATATCGTCTTTTTCAAAAATAACTTGGTCTTTAAACGTCTGAAAGAGAATATCATTTTCTTTTAAAAGGTTATGGATTTGTTCGTCCCGCTGCTTGGCGTATGGCTCATAATCATGATTCGTATACACCGCACCAATGTTATATTCGTTTATAAGTGTTTTAAATATTGAAGTTGTATTGCCATGATACATACCTACAGAGCTTGAGTTTTCGTCTTGCAAGGTATTCCTCATCTTTAGCAGTGTTTCAAAAATGAACGTAACCCGGGCATCATCTTTAGGTAGGTTCTCAAGAATCTCGGTATCAAAAATGAAAATGGGCATAACAGGATTATCTCCCTTCAGCGCTTCAAGAAATCCCATATTATCATCCAAACGTAAATCTCTCCTAAACCAAAAAACTGAAATCTTTTCTGACATAAACTAACTTAAATTTAAGGTTGATATACCACCGTCTACACCAATAATTTGCCCAGTAATCCAAGAACTTTTTTCACTGAGTAAAAATACAGCTGTATTGGCAATATCTTCAGCTAGACCAATGCGTTTTAAGGGGTGTCTTTGAGACATATTTTCTACCTTTTTGTCACTACTTAAAAGACGATTTGCCAGAGGTGTATTCACCAAAGAAGGAGCAATGACGTTTACACGTATTTTTGGTGCATATTCCGCTGCCAATGATTTTCCGAAACCTTCAACAGCACCTTTTGCCGCCGCAACACTGGTGTGGTAAGGCATTCCGGAACCTACGGCTACCGTACTAAAAAGTACCATCGAGCTTTCTTTGGCCATTAAAGGTATAATTTCTTTGATGACCTTTACCATACTGAAAAAATTTAACTGCATATCGGATTCAAAAGTGTCTAGAGACATCATTTTAAATGGTTTTAAATTGATAGAACCGGGACAATAGGCAAAACCGTGAAGCTCATTTGGTAAGTTCGTTATGTCAAGTACATCGGTATTTGCATCAAAGGGGATATACGTAATATTTGTTTCGTTCAGCTTTTCAGAAGTTCTAGATGCAACATAAACCGCATATTCTTCTGATAGTTGTTTTGCTATTTCAAGTCCTATTCCATATGATCCACCAATTAAAAGTATGTTCTTCTTCATATTGCAAATTTTAAATTGATTTAAAATGGAGTTCTTTCTTACCGTTTTCTAATGCTCCAAAGAGTTCTATTAGCTTTTGTTCCCTAAAAAAGAAAATTTGCTTTAGCTGCTTTTTTACTAGTAATGGATGCGCTAGTTGCCCTAGGATGCCAAACGGAATTTTATAATCAATTATATCCTCCATCTCAACACCGCCAGGTACTGGTTTTATAAAATGTTTGTGATGCCAAAGAGCATATGGCCCAAAACGTTGCTCGTCCACAAAATATTCGCCCTCTTTTACATGGGTTATTTCGGTAACCCATTTTGTGGTATATCCGGGAAAAGGAGAAACTGTATATTGTATAATCTGACCTGGGAACATGGGGCGGTCATCACCAGAGAGTATCTTAAAACCCATATGTTTAGGCGTAATAACTTTGAGGTTATTGGGGTCGGATAAAAACGTCCAAGCTTCAGCGGTACTTATAGGAAAAGATTGTTTGGAGTGTAGTTGGTATAATTTCATATTACAAAGGTAAAAACATTTTGTTTAACAAATTAATGCAATCGATAAACAAATTAACATATAGGCTACTCGATTTTGATGCTAAAAAGGTAATATCAACAAATTGAAGGATATGGAATAGGTCTATGGAGACAATTTTGTACATTTCAAGTTGAATTTAAATATGAAGAGAGGTGTATTTTTATTAGTATTTCTTTTTGTGAGCTTTTTTCTTTCATCTCAACATACTGTGGAAGAAATTGGGACTTTGCCTATGGAGTTATCCGAAAGCTCAGGGTTACTTTATTTTAATAATAGACTAATAACCCATAATGATTCAGGAAATCTGCCTCAGCTCTATGAAATAGACACGGTCTCCCTAGAAATTCAGCGAACCATAACCATAACTAATGCAGAGAATAGAGACTGGGAGGATATAGCGCAAGATGAAACTTACATCTATATTGGAGATATTGGAAATAATAATGGTACTAGAAAAGATTTACTGGTCTACCGCATTCTAAAATCTGAATATTTAGCATCTGATACCATAGAGGCAGAGAAGATTGAATTTGAGTATGAAAATCAGGATAACTTTGTTAACAATGGAAATAGCGATTGGGACGCTGAGGCATTGTTAGTTTTACAGGATAAGTTGATAATCTTGACCAAGCAATGGAATAACTACGGAACCGTAGCGTATAGTCTACCAACGGAACCGGGTAAATACATGGCCAAAGAGTTGGACGGTTACCAAGTAAATGGACTGGTAACAGGAGCTGATTTTAACCCTACGACCGAGCAATTATATATTGTTGGATACTCTTCTATTTTAGCTCCTTTTGTATATGTCATAGATGGAGCGACAACAAATACTATTTTTGGAGGGGTAGTTGAAAATCTTAAAATAGATATGGAAACTTCACAAGTGGAAAGTATTGTTCATGTAAACGCGAATACATACTATCTAACATCGGAACAATTCGAACGGCAAAGTTTTAATCTTTCATTTGAACCAAAACTTTATAGTCTTTTAGTCACCAATTCTTTTCTAGAGAATGAGGAAGAAGAAGAAGAAGAAGAAGAAGAAGAAGAAGAAGAAGAAGAAGAAGAAGAAGAAGAAGAAGAAGAAGAACCTGGCTTGGATGATGAAGGAGAAACGGAAACTGACCCAGATCAAGAGGAAAATGAAGAGGCAGTCGATATTTCTGACGGTATTGATTCAGTAGATGATAACGTAGACGGTAATTCAGGATTAATCGTTGTAAAAAGTGCAACTGAAACTAATTTGATGTACCTAGTTGATGAGGATGATTTAGTTTTAATCAGAGCAGTTTATGATGCGTCCGGTAGGAGATTGTTACTTCATCATAGAAACGAAATAGAGAACTCATCAATAAATATTTCGAGTTTAAAATCGGGGATTTATTACCTCACGCTTTCCTTGGATAG from Zobellia alginiliquefaciens includes:
- a CDS encoding HU family DNA-binding protein, giving the protein MNKTELIDAMAADAGITKAAAKKALESFLGNVEGSLKGGNRVSLVGFGSWSVSKRNAREGRNPSTGKTIKIAAKNVVKFKAGSDLASSVN
- the fmt gene encoding methionyl-tRNA formyltransferase; the protein is MKDLRIVFMGTPEFATTILAKLVENNYNVVGVITAPDRPAGRGRSLQQSHVKKYALEKGLKILQPTNLKNEDFLAKLKSLNANLQVVVAFRMLPKAVWAMPEYGTFNLHASLLPDYRGAAPINWAIINGEKETGVTTFFIDDKIDTGEIILQDRTSINEDMSAGELHDNLMVMGADLVLKTAEAIGKGPVTTVAQPTSKELKEAFKIHKDTCKINWNASINDIYNHIRGLSPYPGAWTTLVNGDEKLFIKIFETSKENTDHELQVGDIEVSKKELKVAVNGGYIHLLEIQLPGKRRMKIQDVLNGLNLQKNAQMV
- a CDS encoding RecQ family ATP-dependent DNA helicase, with the protein product MHKDPISILRQYWGFTSFKGSQKKIIDAVLNKQDVLALLPTGGGKSVCFQVPAMAQEGLCIVVSPLIALIQDQVESLKRKGIKAIALTGGIPFTELLDLLDNCLYGGYKFVYLSPERLQQDLVQEKIQQMNVNLVAIDEAHCISQWGHDFRPAYLECAQLRKLLPQTPVVALTATATDKVANDIVETLHLTAPTIVKDSFARKNISFKILWEQDKLYRLGQLCSQIQKSGIVYVGTRRSTVELSQFLNSKGCSATFFHGGITKKEKEKKLDQWLTNKVQIMVATNAFGMGVDKPDVSLVVHYQIPDCLENYYQEAGRAGRDGSPAEAVLITNSNDEEQLKNQFLSVLPDTAFLKKIYNKLNNYFQIGYGEGSNEILQFNFNEFVGTYGLNSFLAYNGLKVLDRNSVISLSESFSKRTIVQFISEKDAIFDYLDLHKTAANIIQTILRTYGGIFDFETKINPGLIAKKTNSSEQHVLKVLDQLKKDGIITYEAQQSDLEIIFLVPREDDLTINVFAKEVQEQNRVKTDKIFQMIGYIKNDKKCRSRQILEYFGENDTEDCGICDVCLRKRNVAEPTYNQVSEEIKTLLAVSPQTSRALAAVMDYKEKIILRALQLMLEDGDIEINTRNQYRIK
- a CDS encoding ATP-binding protein, whose translation is MDLKKVVITGGPSTGKTSVIENLERKGYHCVHELIRSMTSSEKNENDAPDFAVNPIVSVKDPKKFNQNLLDGRIKQYTDADSTTEEIVFFDRGIPDVHAYMNCFGQTYSEAFEKPCYTYRYEQILLMPPWKEIHVVDNERFESFEEAERIYQHLKTTYEQVGYTITIVPTGTIEERTDFILKQLNLK
- a CDS encoding DUF493 family protein; the encoded protein is MDKENPEAFYKRLHEQLEESAKWPSNYLYKFIVESKPEKVSQIHKIFDNTGAVIDLKESKNGKYTSVSITVNMKNPDAVIEKYKEVGQVEGVISL
- a CDS encoding DUF4290 domain-containing protein, yielding MNLVENLEYNTERSKLIIPEYGRHFQKMVDHAISIEDDEERNKVAQAIISVMGNIQPHLRDVPDFQHKLWDQLFIMSDFKLDVKSPFPITSKEVLRQRPEPLEYPQNFPKYRFYGNNIKRMIDVAVKWEKGDMRDGLEYAIANHMKKCYLNWNKDTVDDSAIFKHLLELSDGQIDLKGESLTDSGQFLKNRVAKTPRNNNSGKKNNQRNNNNRGKKRY
- the murA gene encoding UDP-N-acetylglucosamine 1-carboxyvinyltransferase; protein product: MGTFKIEGGHQLTGEITPQGAKNEALQILCAVLLTNETVTIKNIPNIVDVNKLIALLEDLGVKIQKKAKGSYSFKADDINLDYLQSDQFKEDGRGLRGSIMLVGPLLARFGKGYIPKPGGDKIGRRRLDTHFEGFIKLGAKFRYNKEEYFYGVEAKKLKGTYMLLDEASVTGTANILMAAVLAEGKTTIYNAACEPYLQQLCKMLNRMGAKISGVGSNLLEIEGVESLGGTEHTMLPDMIEIGSWIGLAAMTKSELTIKNVSWDDLGQIPTVFRKLGITVERKGDDIFIPKHTNGYEIQNFIDGSILTIADAPWPGLTPDLLSIILVVATQAKGEVLIHQKMFESRLFFVDKLIDMGAKIILCDPHRATVIGHDFKSTLKATTMVSPDIRAGVSLLIAALSAKGTSTIHNIEQIDRGYEDIDTRLRAIGAKITRV
- a CDS encoding GNAT family N-acetyltransferase, translating into MSKRDFTQIPLVNKKGEKGRFEIDVDGQIAFMEYMISKQNIIYLTHTEVPKSLGGQGVGSALVSKVFEFIKQADMKMAPLCPFVAAYIKRHPEEGKAILAPGYSIK
- a CDS encoding VOC family protein, which codes for MKRIFLAFLFATSSTLYVQAQQFDFKIDHFALVVEDSDVSADFYANILKLEETPHPDKKPGFRWFIVSGNSQIHLIEKEFAPFEKNKSMHLCLSTQDLDGMIAHLKKNNIKYWDWPGKEGAVTLRTDGVRQIYFQDPDKYWIEINTAEH
- a CDS encoding DUF6340 family protein, yielding MKNLNQLLSAGIVLLLLSGCVSTNKLTMGATEPARISLPSNAVRVGLINRSIPSEENKVVDKIDKILSLEGLNLDREGAESAVTGLFDELTRNERFEEIVIINDTDIQRKGLGIFPAALNWQAVQEICEANGVDVLFSLEYYDTDTKVDYEATMVSVPNDFGIKANLPGHKVTLNTAIKNGWRVYDPQSKLILDEYTNNNYVTSMGSGINPMKAVEAVIGRKEAVLQRSSDIGNSYGYDVRPLRKRISRDYFVKGTDNFVIAKRRAQTGDWDGAAELWEKEVNNPDMKVAGRACYNMAIINEINGNLEKAMEWASKSYTDYNNGDALRYVNILKYRMAEKRQLERQLSR